The Xanthomonas sontii genome contains a region encoding:
- the fucP gene encoding L-fucose:H+ symporter permease, whose amino-acid sequence MHYSSESATPASASLTRTALAPLVLIVSLFFLWGMANNLNDILIKQFKKVFELSDLQAGLVQSAFYLGYFVFAIPAAMFMRRYSYKAAVVLGLLLYAAGAFLFYPAAQVHTYWLFLLALFVIASGLAFLETTANPLVTVLGPAEGAARRLNLAQAFNPLGSITGILVGQHFILSGVEHTPQELAAMAPAAREAFFATESLAVQTPYLIIGAVVLLWALLIGLTRFPATRAGGDGARAGGFGQLRRNGRFVFAVVAQFFYVGAQVGIWSYLIRYLQDGVPGTPEKTAADFLTLSLVLFMAGRFIGTALLRFLAPARLLGVFALLNLLLCAVAVALPGWIGLYALVASSLFMSVMFPTIFALGLDGLDDDARKLGASLIVMAIIGGAALTAVMGAVSDHAGIHWALAVPAIGFAVILGFALHAARNRVAPLPSARGA is encoded by the coding sequence ATGCACTACAGCAGCGAATCCGCCACACCGGCGTCCGCCAGTCTTACCCGGACCGCGCTTGCGCCGTTGGTCCTGATCGTCAGCCTGTTCTTTCTCTGGGGCATGGCGAACAACCTCAACGACATCCTGATCAAGCAGTTCAAGAAGGTCTTCGAGCTGAGCGACCTGCAGGCCGGACTGGTGCAGAGCGCGTTCTACCTGGGCTACTTCGTGTTCGCGATCCCGGCGGCGATGTTCATGCGACGCTACAGCTACAAGGCCGCGGTGGTGCTGGGCCTGCTGCTGTACGCGGCCGGCGCGTTCCTGTTCTACCCCGCCGCGCAGGTGCACACCTACTGGCTGTTCCTGCTGGCGCTGTTCGTCATCGCCAGCGGTCTGGCCTTCCTGGAAACCACCGCCAACCCGCTGGTCACCGTGCTCGGCCCCGCCGAGGGCGCGGCGCGGCGGCTGAACCTGGCGCAGGCGTTCAACCCGCTGGGGTCGATCACCGGCATCCTGGTCGGCCAGCACTTCATCCTCTCCGGCGTGGAGCACACGCCGCAGGAGCTGGCGGCGATGGCGCCGGCCGCGCGCGAGGCCTTCTTCGCCACCGAGTCGCTGGCGGTGCAGACGCCGTATCTGATCATCGGCGCGGTGGTGCTGCTGTGGGCGCTGCTGATCGGGCTGACCCGCTTCCCCGCCACCCGCGCCGGTGGCGATGGCGCGCGCGCCGGCGGCTTCGGCCAGCTGCGGCGCAATGGCCGCTTCGTGTTCGCGGTGGTCGCGCAGTTCTTCTACGTCGGCGCGCAGGTGGGCATCTGGAGCTACCTGATCCGCTACCTGCAGGACGGCGTGCCCGGCACCCCGGAGAAGACCGCCGCCGATTTCCTCACCCTGTCGCTGGTGCTGTTCATGGCCGGCCGCTTCATCGGCACCGCGCTGCTGCGCTTCCTGGCGCCGGCGCGGCTGCTGGGCGTGTTCGCCCTGCTCAACCTGCTGCTGTGCGCGGTGGCGGTGGCGCTGCCGGGCTGGATCGGCCTGTATGCGCTGGTCGCCAGCAGCCTGTTCATGTCGGTGATGTTCCCGACCATCTTCGCGCTGGGCCTGGACGGACTGGACGACGACGCGCGCAAGCTGGGGGCCTCGCTGATCGTCATGGCGATCATCGGCGGCGCCGCGTTGACCGCGGTGATGGGCGCGGTGTCCGACCACGCCGGCATCCACTGGGCGCTGGCGGTGCCCGCGATCGGCTTCGCGGTGATCCTCGGCTTCGCGCTGCATGCGGCGCGAAACCGCGTGGCGCCCCTTCCCTCTGCCCGCGGAGCCTGA
- a CDS encoding DUF2695 domain-containing protein: protein MADKLEVQRRKQLRRAAEAKQRESEESSLPVPRETLWALFDYLDMSLAVGCDHSLRLTEQFLASREIRPELLVAWLGEYGGFCDCEVLSNVEERWGRQ, encoded by the coding sequence ATGGCAGATAAATTGGAAGTTCAACGGCGCAAGCAACTCCGCAGGGCAGCGGAAGCCAAGCAGCGCGAATCCGAGGAGAGCAGCCTTCCTGTTCCCAGAGAGACACTTTGGGCGCTATTCGACTACTTGGACATGTCGCTTGCAGTCGGTTGCGACCATTCCTTGCGGCTGACGGAACAGTTCCTTGCGTCCCGCGAGATTCGGCCGGAGTTGCTGGTGGCCTGGCTTGGAGAGTACGGCGGCTTCTGCGACTGCGAAGTGCTGTCCAATGTAGAGGAGCGCTGGGGCAGGCAGTGA
- a CDS encoding IclR family transcriptional regulator, with product MTTPLPKYRAPALDKGLDILELLARDGRPMSMGEISQGIGRSRGEIFRMLQVLEERGYLTRTAGEGGYTLTNRLFMLGMQQPRVQNVTEVALPVMRALADAIRQPCHLVAPSDDQIVVIAQMDVPSDLGLVVRPGHRRPFAHSTSGLVLFAFQPADAQAQLLQRLDASEVAYDRAAFLAAAQEVHALGYSIHPSEAVVGVIDLTAPILQHGVARYTLTVPFIERRPQPIDAQAAMRAVCDAAAQISAALA from the coding sequence ATGACCACCCCCTTGCCCAAGTACCGCGCGCCCGCCCTGGACAAGGGGCTGGACATCCTGGAGTTGCTGGCGCGCGACGGGCGGCCGATGAGCATGGGCGAGATCTCGCAGGGCATCGGCCGTTCGCGCGGCGAGATCTTCCGCATGCTGCAGGTGCTGGAAGAGCGCGGCTACCTGACCCGCACTGCGGGCGAGGGGGGCTACACGCTGACCAACCGCCTGTTCATGCTCGGCATGCAGCAGCCGCGGGTGCAGAACGTCACCGAGGTGGCGCTGCCGGTGATGCGCGCGCTGGCCGACGCGATTCGCCAGCCCTGCCACCTGGTGGCGCCGTCGGACGACCAGATCGTGGTCATCGCGCAGATGGACGTGCCCAGCGACCTCGGCCTGGTGGTGCGCCCCGGCCACCGTCGCCCGTTCGCGCATTCCACTTCCGGCCTGGTGCTGTTCGCGTTCCAGCCGGCCGACGCGCAGGCGCAATTGCTGCAGCGCCTGGACGCCAGCGAGGTGGCCTACGACCGCGCCGCGTTCCTGGCCGCGGCGCAGGAAGTGCACGCGCTGGGCTACAGCATCCACCCCAGCGAGGCAGTGGTCGGGGTGATCGACCTCACCGCGCCGATCCTGCAGCACGGCGTCGCCCGCTACACCCTGACCGTGCCCTTCATCGAACGCCGCCCGCAACCGATCGACGCGCAGGCGGCGATGCGCGCGGTGTGCGATGCCGCGGCGCAGATCAGTGCGGCGTTGGCGTAG